A window of bacterium contains these coding sequences:
- a CDS encoding metal-dependent transcriptional regulator has translation MPAITGVMQDYLKAIYKLQQGRDAVATSEVAERLDVSAASATNMIKRLARLRLVAYSRYQGFVLTSAGEKIALEIIRHHRLIELYLAQHLGVPLERVHGEAERMEHVLSEEVEARMATVLGNPVQDPHGDPIPSTDGSMRDVRYPKLETLAQGAEGVVAHVSDQSPALLRRLASLGVLPGAVLKVLARRRNGCDVEVEGRRLTLPHSLSEHVHVQ, from the coding sequence GTGCCCGCGATCACCGGCGTCATGCAAGACTACCTGAAGGCGATCTACAAGCTGCAGCAGGGCCGCGACGCCGTCGCGACATCGGAGGTCGCCGAGCGTTTGGACGTGTCGGCGGCATCCGCGACGAACATGATCAAGCGCCTCGCGCGCCTGCGGCTGGTCGCCTACTCGCGCTACCAGGGGTTCGTGCTCACGTCCGCGGGCGAGAAAATCGCGCTCGAGATCATTCGCCACCATCGGCTGATCGAGCTCTATCTGGCGCAGCACCTGGGGGTGCCGCTGGAGCGGGTGCACGGCGAGGCCGAGCGGATGGAGCACGTGCTTTCCGAAGAGGTGGAGGCGCGCATGGCCACCGTCCTCGGCAATCCCGTGCAGGATCCCCACGGCGATCCGATTCCGTCGACGGACGGGTCGATGCGTGACGTCCGCTACCCGAAACTCGAGACCCTGGCGCAGGGGGCGGAGGGCGTCGTCGCGCACGTCAGCGATCAGAGTCCCGCGCTGCTCCGGCGGCTCGCCAGTCTCGGGGTGCTGCCGGGCGCCGTCCTCAAGGTGCTTGCACGCCGGCGCAACGGCTGCGACGTCGAGGTCGAAGGCCGGCGGCTGACGCTCCCCCATTCACTCAGCGAACACGTGCACGTTCAGTAA
- a CDS encoding ATP-binding protein, with protein MRLLTSSRPEALGDARRRVSQALAQTGLGRDAVSEMEIAAGEVLSNTHLHAYPSGIGPVFIEVFCAIGLATVIVIDHGTATTTVTVPEGQPSVADDGGRGLYLTGHLTDNVKVRVSRVGHGLAVLIAKSLEPGQTLAA; from the coding sequence ATGCGCCTCCTCACCAGCAGTCGTCCTGAAGCCCTGGGCGATGCCCGGCGGCGGGTCTCTCAGGCCCTGGCTCAGACGGGCCTCGGCCGCGACGCGGTCTCAGAGATGGAAATCGCGGCCGGCGAAGTGTTGTCGAATACCCACCTGCACGCGTACCCCTCCGGCATCGGACCCGTGTTTATCGAGGTGTTCTGCGCCATCGGGTTGGCGACGGTGATCGTGATCGACCACGGGACGGCCACCACCACGGTCACCGTCCCGGAGGGACAGCCCTCCGTCGCTGATGACGGCGGCCGCGGCTTGTACCTCACAGGCCATCTTACCGACAACGTCAAGGTCCGCGTGAGCCGGGTCGGCCACGGATTGGCCGTCCTGATCGCGAAGTCGCTCGAACCCGGGCAGACATTGGCCGCCTGA
- a CDS encoding LD-carboxypeptidase, translating into MAPALRKPRALRPGDTIGLVSPSGPTRPGGSGSTPESVERTRQRLHDVGFRTVVAPHAFDARGYLAGADTDRTADLQAMLENPAVNGVLCIRGGYGAHRLLDRLAYAAIGRHPKVFVGFSDITALHLALYTQCGFVTFHGPMAGALAQPDPHDYLELLRAVTKAEPLGRLVNPPGAPAIETLVPGVAEGPLIGGNAALLTALLGTRFVPEAEAFRGSILFLEDVGDKLYRLDRKLAHLRLAGILDAVTGIVIGECRYSAEPGDTLSLQQILEDHIVPLRKPAIYGLACGHGAYHLTLPIGVRARLDAAERSLSVEEAGVEA; encoded by the coding sequence ATGGCGCCCGCGCTCCGCAAGCCTCGCGCGCTCCGTCCCGGCGATACGATCGGGCTCGTATCACCGTCGGGCCCGACCCGGCCGGGCGGCAGCGGCTCAACGCCGGAAAGCGTCGAACGTACCAGGCAGCGGCTCCACGACGTCGGGTTTCGCACCGTCGTCGCGCCGCACGCGTTCGATGCCCGCGGCTATCTCGCCGGCGCCGACACCGATCGTACGGCCGATCTCCAGGCGATGCTGGAGAACCCGGCGGTGAACGGCGTCCTCTGTATCCGCGGAGGCTACGGCGCGCACCGTCTGCTCGACCGGCTCGCCTACGCCGCGATCGGCCGCCACCCCAAGGTCTTCGTCGGGTTCAGTGACATTACGGCTCTTCACCTCGCCCTGTACACGCAGTGCGGCTTCGTGACCTTTCACGGCCCGATGGCGGGCGCGCTCGCGCAGCCCGACCCGCACGATTATCTGGAGCTGCTGCGCGCCGTGACCAAAGCCGAGCCGCTCGGCCGGCTCGTCAACCCTCCGGGCGCGCCGGCGATCGAAACGCTCGTGCCCGGGGTCGCCGAGGGACCGCTGATCGGCGGCAACGCCGCCCTGCTTACCGCACTGCTCGGCACGCGCTTCGTGCCGGAGGCGGAGGCATTTCGGGGCAGCATCCTCTTCCTCGAGGACGTGGGGGACAAGCTCTATCGTCTCGACCGCAAACTCGCGCACCTGCGCTTGGCGGGGATCCTCGACGCGGTGACGGGCATCGTTATCGGGGAATGCCGGTATTCAGCGGAACCGGGAGACACGCTTTCGCTGCAGCAGATTCTCGAGGATCACATCGTCCCGCTCCGCAAGCCGGCGATCTATGGGCTCGCGTGCGGACACGGAGCCTACCACCTGACGCTGCCGATCGGCGTCCGGGCACGGCTCGATGCCGCCGAGCGCAGCCTCTCGGTTGAGGAGGCCGGAGTAGAAGCTTAG
- a CDS encoding helix-turn-helix transcriptional regulator, with amino-acid sequence MRVRLRHGALEAAIARRNLTKTALAQRMGMHRTHLSDILAGRTHPGPKTRQRLLDALGGTFDEFFEIVDGSQRRRARLRDLADLY; translated from the coding sequence ATGCGAGTCCGTCTGAGGCACGGCGCGCTGGAAGCCGCGATCGCGCGGCGCAATCTGACCAAGACCGCGCTGGCCCAAAGGATGGGCATGCACCGGACGCATCTGTCCGACATTCTGGCCGGGCGAACCCACCCGGGCCCAAAGACCCGGCAGCGTCTCCTCGACGCCCTCGGCGGAACGTTCGATGAGTTCTTTGAAATCGTCGACGGGAGTCAGCGGCGGCGTGCCCGGCTCCGCGACTTGGCCGATTTGTACTAG